Proteins co-encoded in one Dokdonella sp. genomic window:
- the ptsP gene encoding phosphoenolpyruvate--protein phosphotransferase: MRLVLTGSGASRGKALGRARLEQPSRFLVDETRLDEADIAAELARLEHALADARAELRTLRDKLSGPLAREVAEFIDAHSLILADPEFVNGLRDLVSQGRMHASAALKLQRDSLVAVFEAMDDPYLRSRREDIEHVIGRVQGALSRESSIEERKLASRVGEILVSDTVAPSELVPLAEHGVLGFVLTAGSTLSHSAILSRSLRLPMVVGAHEALSHVQDGDLVLVDGDRGEIIVHPTAQDLAGYRLWQREAAQHDQRLECLRTVETRTIDGVAINLHANAEMTADVAQARANGAAGIGLYRTEFLFLQRREVPTEEEQFLAYRDVVLGMGGLPVTIRTLDLGADKIDNAGLALREEPNPALGVRGVRLSLRVPGLLRTQLRAILRTTGYGPVRILVPMVSCVEEIEAVRRELRACAKDLRTQGHEIADHFELGAMIEVPAAAIALPSMIRMLDFVSIGTNDLIQYTLAVDRGNDALGDLYDPLHPAVLRLLAQIIATGGRAGKPVAMCGEMAGDTVFTPLLLALGLTEFSMHPRALLEVRERINALDRSVLRRLAPKLLRATSRERIADLLGQMRVELPAVTTSA; encoded by the coding sequence GTGCGACTCGTACTGACCGGCAGCGGAGCTTCGCGCGGCAAGGCGCTCGGGCGTGCTCGCCTCGAGCAACCCAGCCGGTTTCTCGTCGACGAGACGCGCCTCGACGAGGCGGACATCGCCGCCGAACTGGCCCGCCTCGAGCACGCCCTGGCCGATGCCCGCGCCGAACTGCGCACGCTGCGCGACAAGCTGAGCGGACCGCTGGCGCGCGAAGTCGCCGAGTTCATCGACGCGCACAGCCTGATCCTGGCCGATCCTGAGTTCGTCAATGGCCTGCGCGATCTCGTCAGCCAGGGTCGAATGCATGCCAGCGCCGCCCTGAAGCTCCAGCGCGACAGTCTTGTCGCCGTGTTCGAGGCGATGGACGACCCCTACCTGCGCAGTCGCCGCGAGGACATCGAACACGTCATCGGCCGCGTGCAGGGTGCGCTGAGTCGGGAATCGAGCATCGAGGAACGCAAGCTCGCTTCTCGCGTCGGCGAGATCCTGGTCAGCGACACGGTCGCCCCATCCGAGCTCGTGCCGCTGGCCGAGCATGGCGTGCTCGGCTTCGTCCTGACCGCTGGCAGCACCCTGTCGCACAGCGCGATCCTCTCACGTTCGCTGCGTCTGCCCATGGTGGTCGGTGCGCACGAGGCGCTTTCGCACGTACAGGACGGCGATCTCGTGCTCGTCGATGGTGATCGTGGCGAGATCATCGTCCACCCGACTGCCCAGGACCTTGCCGGCTATCGGCTCTGGCAACGCGAAGCGGCCCAGCACGACCAGCGCCTGGAATGCCTGCGCACGGTCGAGACGCGCACCATCGACGGTGTCGCCATCAATCTCCACGCCAATGCCGAGATGACCGCCGACGTCGCCCAGGCGCGTGCCAACGGCGCCGCCGGCATCGGCCTTTACCGCACCGAGTTCCTGTTCCTGCAGCGCAGGGAAGTGCCCACCGAGGAGGAGCAGTTTCTGGCCTACCGCGATGTCGTGCTCGGCATGGGGGGCCTACCGGTAACGATCCGTACGCTCGATCTCGGCGCGGACAAGATCGACAACGCCGGACTCGCCCTGCGCGAGGAACCGAACCCCGCGCTCGGTGTGCGCGGCGTGCGCCTTTCGCTGCGCGTGCCTGGCCTGCTGCGCACGCAGCTGCGTGCCATCCTGCGCACCACCGGCTATGGCCCCGTGCGCATCCTCGTGCCGATGGTGTCCTGCGTCGAGGAGATCGAGGCTGTGCGTCGCGAACTGCGTGCCTGCGCGAAAGACCTGCGCACGCAGGGCCACGAGATCGCCGATCACTTCGAACTCGGTGCGATGATCGAAGTGCCAGCCGCGGCGATCGCCCTGCCCAGCATGATCCGCATGCTCGACTTCGTCTCGATCGGCACCAACGACCTGATCCAGTACACGCTCGCGGTCGACCGTGGCAACGACGCGCTTGGCGACCTCTACGACCCGCTGCACCCGGCCGTGCTGCGCCTGCTCGCGCAGATCATCGCCACCGGCGGGCGTGCCGGAAAACCCGTGGCCATGTGCGGCGAAATGGCCGGCGACACTGTCTTCACGCCGCTGCTGCTCGCGCTCGGCCTGACCGAGTTCAGCATGCACCCGCGCGCCCTGCTCGAGGTGCGCGAAAGGATCAACGCGCTGGACCGCAGCGTCCTGCGCAGGCTCGCGCCGAAACTGCTGCGCGCCACCAGCCGCGAGCGCATTGCGGACCTGCTCGGGCAAATGCGCGTGGAGCTGCCGGCGGTGACGACATCGGCATAG
- the yajC gene encoding preprotein translocase subunit YajC, with protein MDFLISSAHAQDAAAAAPNPLASFLPLIIIFAIFYFMLIRPQMKRAKETRAMIAALAKGDEVVTVGGIVGRIEEITDSFVTLEIADKVSIKVQRNAISAVLPKGTLKQS; from the coding sequence ATGGATTTTCTCATCAGTTCCGCGCATGCCCAGGACGCAGCCGCCGCCGCACCGAATCCGCTGGCCTCGTTCCTGCCCCTGATCATCATCTTCGCGATCTTCTATTTCATGCTGATCCGGCCGCAGATGAAGCGCGCCAAGGAGACGCGCGCGATGATCGCGGCGCTGGCCAAGGGTGACGAGGTGGTCACGGTTGGTGGCATCGTCGGCCGCATCGAGGAAATCACGGACTCGTTCGTCACCCTGGAGATCGCTGACAAGGTCAGCATCAAGGTGCAGCGCAACGCGATCAGCGCGGTGCTGCCGAAGGGCACGCTCAAGCAGTCTTGA
- the secD gene encoding protein translocase subunit SecD yields the protein MNDYPRWKHALVLLVTLAGLIYALPTLYPKQPAVQILASKSSVVVDEALKEKALQALQTRNIEFESVEVKEERLLALFPNTDTQLAASSALREDLGDGYTVALNLASTVPAWLRTIGANSMPLGLDLQGGVQFLMQVDQKSVLDMQEQRYVDDIRGLLRDRNVRNASVNRTPQGIVVQTKGVEDRDTIAAAINRDLSTELLVMDGNVIGDQATLNVTVRPERLRQIADETIKSNVGTLRNRVNELGVAEPVIQQQGSSRIVVELPGLQDTAKAKELLGAQATLEYRAVDESVNPLEVERTGIVPPDSRLYHFKDGRPAVLKKKVIVTGNELVGATSMPDPQTGQPAVSVTLNEAGARKMLDFTTQNLKKGMAVVFVERTPEVKMVDGKEVRTAKITEEVISLATIQGVFSKKFQTTGLESMAAASELALLLRAGSFAAPVDIVEERVIGSSLGADNIRKGVLAVIVGLTLVVVFVGIYYKLFGVIADLALMMNLVLLVAILSIFQATLTLPGIAGIVLTLGMAIDANVLICERIREELRNGVTPHTAIRAGYEKAWATILDANVTHLIAAVALLAFGSGPIKGFAVTLTVGILTSMFTSVTGTHSLVSLIFGRTAKLKALPV from the coding sequence ATGAATGATTACCCCCGCTGGAAACACGCGCTCGTCCTGCTCGTGACCCTGGCTGGCCTCATCTACGCACTGCCCACGCTGTACCCGAAGCAGCCGGCCGTGCAGATCCTGGCCAGCAAGTCGAGCGTCGTCGTCGATGAGGCGCTCAAGGAAAAGGCCTTGCAGGCCCTGCAGACGCGCAACATCGAATTCGAGAGCGTCGAAGTGAAGGAGGAGCGCCTGCTTGCGCTGTTCCCGAACACCGATACCCAGCTCGCCGCCTCGAGTGCATTGCGCGAGGATCTGGGTGACGGCTACACGGTTGCGCTGAATCTTGCGTCGACCGTTCCCGCGTGGCTGCGCACGATCGGCGCCAACTCGATGCCGCTCGGCCTCGACCTCCAGGGCGGCGTGCAGTTCCTCATGCAGGTCGATCAGAAGAGCGTGCTCGACATGCAGGAGCAACGCTATGTCGACGACATCCGCGGCCTGCTGCGCGACCGCAACGTACGCAACGCCTCGGTCAACCGTACGCCCCAGGGAATCGTCGTGCAGACGAAGGGGGTCGAGGACCGCGACACGATTGCCGCGGCGATCAACCGCGACCTGAGCACCGAGCTGCTCGTCATGGACGGCAACGTGATTGGCGACCAGGCCACGCTCAACGTGACGGTACGCCCGGAGCGTCTCCGCCAGATCGCCGACGAGACGATCAAGAGCAACGTTGGCACGCTGCGCAACCGCGTCAATGAACTCGGCGTCGCCGAGCCGGTGATCCAGCAGCAGGGCAGCAGCCGCATCGTCGTCGAGCTCCCGGGCCTGCAGGACACTGCCAAGGCGAAGGAACTGCTCGGCGCGCAGGCCACCCTTGAGTACCGAGCGGTTGACGAGAGCGTCAACCCACTCGAGGTCGAGCGCACCGGCATCGTGCCTCCCGATTCGCGCCTGTACCACTTCAAGGACGGCCGCCCGGCCGTGCTCAAGAAGAAGGTCATCGTGACCGGCAACGAGCTGGTCGGCGCGACCAGCATGCCCGATCCGCAGACCGGGCAGCCGGCCGTCTCGGTGACCCTCAACGAGGCGGGTGCGCGCAAGATGCTCGACTTCACCACGCAGAACCTCAAGAAGGGCATGGCCGTGGTCTTCGTCGAGCGTACGCCCGAGGTGAAGATGGTCGATGGCAAGGAAGTGCGCACTGCCAAGATCACCGAGGAAGTCATCAGCCTGGCCACGATCCAGGGCGTGTTCTCGAAGAAGTTCCAGACCACCGGCCTGGAAAGCATGGCCGCGGCCTCCGAACTCGCCCTGCTGCTGCGCGCCGGCTCGTTCGCCGCGCCGGTCGATATCGTCGAGGAGCGCGTCATCGGTTCGAGCCTCGGTGCCGACAACATCCGCAAGGGCGTGCTCGCCGTCATCGTCGGCCTCACCCTCGTGGTCGTCTTCGTCGGCATCTACTACAAGCTGTTCGGCGTCATCGCCGACCTTGCCCTGATGATGAACCTCGTCCTGCTGGTGGCCATCCTCAGCATCTTCCAGGCCACGCTGACCCTGCCCGGCATTGCCGGCATCGTGCTCACGCTTGGCATGGCCATCGACGCCAACGTGTTGATCTGTGAACGCATCCGCGAGGAACTGCGCAATGGCGTGACACCGCATACCGCGATCCGCGCCGGGTACGAGAAGGCCTGGGCGACGATTCTCGACGCCAACGTCACCCACCTCATCGCAGCGGTCGCCCTGCTCGCATTCGGCTCCGGTCCGATCAAGGGCTTCGCTGTCACGCTAACCGTCGGCATCCTCACGTCGATGTTCACCTCCGTCACCGGCACGCATTCGCTGGTGTCGCTGATCTTCGGCCGCACGGCCAAACTCAAGGCCTTGCCGGTCTGA
- the secF gene encoding protein translocase subunit SecF has product MELFNPNINIDFMRWRKASLVVSCILMALSAVIIFGRGLNYGLDFTGGTLVEVTYERGIDVGEVRAALAEGGFANAVVQTYGGSNDFAVRIANEEHDGEAGAPNEAATDEAEKQAADRIAREVVAALQAKRADAKATRSSFVGPQIGEELRTDGLIAVIFVIAGISIYLWIRFEWRFAVSAVASELHDALLTVAAFALTGREFDLPALAAVLSVVGYSINDKIVVFDRVREIFRSSRKGEPAEILNRSINSTMSRTIMTGVTTALAVGTLYFLGGPALENFGLIMLIGIAIGILSTIFFANPVLLLLGVSKQDLMPVTRDDPELARRP; this is encoded by the coding sequence ATGGAACTCTTCAACCCGAACATCAACATCGACTTCATGCGCTGGCGCAAGGCCAGCCTCGTCGTCTCGTGCATCCTCATGGCCCTGTCGGCGGTGATCATCTTCGGTCGAGGCCTGAACTATGGCCTCGACTTCACCGGCGGCACGCTGGTCGAAGTGACCTACGAGCGTGGCATCGATGTCGGCGAGGTTCGCGCCGCTTTGGCCGAAGGCGGATTTGCCAACGCCGTCGTGCAGACCTACGGCGGCAGCAATGACTTCGCGGTGCGCATCGCCAACGAGGAGCACGACGGCGAGGCGGGAGCACCCAATGAGGCCGCGACCGACGAGGCCGAGAAGCAGGCTGCCGACCGCATCGCCAGGGAAGTCGTCGCCGCCCTGCAGGCCAAGCGCGCCGATGCCAAGGCGACACGTTCGTCGTTCGTCGGACCGCAGATCGGTGAGGAACTTCGCACCGATGGTCTCATCGCGGTGATCTTCGTCATCGCCGGCATCTCGATTTACCTGTGGATCCGTTTCGAGTGGCGCTTCGCAGTCTCGGCGGTTGCGTCGGAACTGCACGACGCCCTGCTGACGGTCGCCGCCTTCGCGCTGACCGGCCGCGAGTTCGATCTGCCGGCGCTGGCCGCGGTGCTGTCGGTGGTCGGCTACTCGATCAACGACAAGATCGTCGTGTTCGACCGCGTGCGCGAGATCTTCCGTTCCTCGCGCAAGGGTGAGCCGGCCGAGATCCTCAATCGCTCGATCAACTCGACGATGTCGCGCACGATCATGACCGGTGTGACCACGGCGCTGGCGGTCGGCACGCTGTATTTCCTCGGTGGTCCGGCTCTCGAGAACTTCGGCCTGATCATGCTGATCGGCATTGCCATCGGCATCCTGTCGACGATCTTCTTCGCCAACCCGGTGCTGCTGCTGCTCGGTGTGTCCAAGCAGGATCTCATGCCGGTCACGCGCGACGATCCGGAGCTTGCACGCAGGCCTTGA
- a CDS encoding pseudouridine synthase, whose product MNRTGKPSHGLARVLSRRGLCSRAEAERLARAGRVRVDGRVVRDPHARTPADAGLAIDDVEVVAPTRRYVMLNKPRGLVTTRSDEQGRATVYSMLGAAGADWLAPVGRLDKASEGLLLFSNDSAWAAAITSPESVLGKTYHVQVDCLPGDDLLASLRAGVVDRGETLLLKSVRELRRGERNAWLEVTLDEGRNRQIRRVLAGFGIGVLRLVRVAIGPLVLGDLAKGAWRELSSDEVEALVPRQTRPGRRGSPIRD is encoded by the coding sequence ATGAACCGCACCGGGAAACCAAGCCATGGCCTTGCCCGCGTTCTTTCCAGGCGCGGGCTGTGCTCGCGCGCCGAGGCCGAGCGCCTGGCCCGGGCCGGACGCGTACGGGTGGACGGACGCGTCGTCCGCGATCCGCATGCGCGCACGCCCGCTGATGCGGGCCTCGCCATCGACGACGTCGAGGTCGTCGCGCCCACGCGCCGCTATGTGATGCTCAACAAGCCACGTGGCCTGGTCACCACGCGCAGCGACGAGCAAGGACGCGCCACCGTGTATTCCATGCTCGGTGCGGCCGGGGCGGACTGGCTCGCCCCGGTCGGTCGGCTCGACAAGGCGAGCGAAGGGCTGCTGTTGTTCAGCAACGACAGTGCCTGGGCGGCAGCGATCACGTCGCCCGAATCGGTGCTCGGCAAGACCTACCACGTGCAGGTCGACTGCCTGCCTGGCGACGATCTGCTCGCGTCGTTGCGCGCCGGCGTGGTCGATCGTGGCGAAACGCTGTTGCTCAAATCCGTGCGCGAACTGCGCCGCGGCGAGCGCAATGCCTGGCTCGAAGTCACCCTCGACGAAGGCCGCAACCGCCAGATCCGCCGCGTCCTGGCCGGATTCGGCATCGGTGTGCTGCGCCTCGTGCGCGTCGCCATCGGTCCGCTCGTGCTCGGCGATCTGGCCAAGGGGGCGTGGCGGGAGCTTTCCTCGGACGAGGTCGAGGCGCTGGTGCCGCGCCAGACTCGTCCGGGAAGGCGTGGATCGCCGATTCGCGACTGA
- a CDS encoding Gfo/Idh/MocA family oxidoreductase: MQRRTFLKSTLAAAAFAASSWCPAEAGPRGKLRVGVLGTGLRGQVHLDELLKRADVDVVALCDIEPVMLEAALKQVAGAGRRKPKVYTGSDDAWRTMLAKARLDAVIIATPWELHEAQAIAAMQARVAVGCEVVAATTLEGHWNLLRTQQKTGTPYMLLENVCYRRDVLAVLAMVRAGVFGELLHLEGGYEHDLRAVKFNSGDPARPYGGGVEFGAKGWSEARWRTDHSVRRNGDLYPSHGIGPCAMWADIHRGNRFTRLTSYASKARGLHRHVVVNGGEQHPNATVRFALGDIVTTQIACENGETILLTHDTSSPRPYSLGFRVQGTKGLWMDINQSIHIEGESPAHKWEPAQAWLERNDHPLWKRHAASAEGAGHGGMDFFVVHAFVEALRRNEPMPIDIYDAVAWSAITPLSERSIAEGNRTLDFPDFTEGRWKTRQRIFALDDRY, encoded by the coding sequence ATGCAACGACGCACCTTCCTGAAGTCCACGCTGGCTGCGGCGGCGTTCGCCGCTTCGTCCTGGTGCCCTGCCGAAGCCGGTCCACGCGGGAAACTGCGGGTTGGCGTGCTCGGCACCGGCTTGCGCGGCCAGGTCCATCTCGACGAACTGCTCAAGCGCGCCGATGTCGATGTGGTTGCGTTGTGCGACATCGAGCCGGTCATGCTCGAGGCGGCGCTGAAACAGGTTGCCGGTGCCGGTCGTCGCAAACCGAAGGTCTACACCGGCAGCGACGATGCCTGGCGCACGATGCTGGCCAAGGCACGTCTCGACGCGGTGATCATCGCAACCCCGTGGGAACTGCACGAGGCGCAGGCGATTGCAGCCATGCAGGCGAGGGTCGCCGTTGGCTGCGAAGTCGTCGCCGCCACCACGCTCGAAGGACACTGGAACCTGCTGCGGACGCAACAGAAGACCGGCACACCGTACATGCTGCTCGAGAACGTCTGCTATCGGCGCGACGTGCTGGCAGTGCTGGCGATGGTACGCGCTGGCGTGTTCGGCGAGCTCCTGCATCTGGAAGGTGGCTACGAGCACGACCTGCGTGCGGTCAAGTTCAACTCGGGCGACCCGGCCAGGCCCTATGGCGGCGGTGTCGAATTCGGCGCCAAGGGCTGGTCGGAAGCGCGTTGGCGCACCGACCACTCGGTACGCCGCAATGGCGACCTTTATCCGAGCCACGGTATCGGCCCGTGCGCGATGTGGGCCGACATCCACCGCGGCAACCGCTTCACGCGCCTGACCAGCTATGCGAGCAAGGCGCGCGGCCTGCATCGGCATGTCGTCGTCAACGGCGGTGAGCAGCATCCGAATGCCACGGTGCGCTTCGCGCTGGGCGACATCGTCACCACGCAGATCGCCTGCGAGAATGGCGAGACGATCCTGCTGACCCACGACACCTCTTCGCCACGCCCGTACTCGCTCGGGTTCCGTGTGCAGGGCACGAAGGGTTTGTGGATGGACATCAACCAGTCGATCCACATCGAAGGCGAGAGCCCCGCACACAAGTGGGAGCCCGCACAGGCCTGGCTCGAGCGCAACGACCATCCGTTGTGGAAGAGGCACGCGGCGAGTGCCGAGGGAGCCGGTCACGGCGGCATGGACTTTTTCGTCGTGCATGCCTTCGTCGAGGCACTCAGGCGCAACGAGCCTATGCCGATCGATATCTACGACGCCGTGGCCTGGAGCGCGATCACACCCTTGTCCGAGCGGTCGATCGCCGAGGGCAACCGCACCCTGGACTTCCCCGATTTCACCGAAGGGCGCTGGAAGACGCGGCAACGGATCTTCGCGCTGGATGACCGCTATTGA
- the kbl gene encoding glycine C-acetyltransferase, translated as MQTTTRDRLAAELDSIRAQGLYKTERIITTPQSSAIRTNDGREVLNFCANNYLGLADNAEVIAAAKHALDTHGFGLASVRFICGTQDLHKQLEARISAFFGTEDTILYTSCFDANGGLFETILGDGDAVISDALNHASIIDGIRLCKAERRRYANGDMAELESHLLETAGKRTRLIATDGVFSMDGYIAKLDEIVALKKRHGALLMVDDSHATGFVGPTGRGSAELHGVMHEVDVFTSTLGKALGGGSGGFTTGKREIIDLLRQRSRPYLFSNTLPPPLVAASIKVFEILDRSTELRDRVEANARRFRAGMSEAGFELRPGQHAIVPVMLHDAKLAQQFAADLLDEGIYVIGFFYPVVPQGQARIRTQMSAAHTPEQIDRAVAAFTRVGRKLGVI; from the coding sequence ATGCAAACCACCACCCGCGACCGCCTCGCCGCCGAACTCGACTCGATCCGCGCACAGGGCCTGTACAAGACCGAACGCATCATTACCACCCCGCAGTCCTCGGCGATCCGCACGAACGATGGCCGCGAAGTGTTGAACTTCTGCGCCAACAACTACCTCGGCCTGGCCGACAACGCGGAGGTCATCGCGGCGGCGAAACATGCACTCGACACGCATGGCTTCGGCCTGGCCAGCGTGCGCTTCATCTGCGGCACGCAGGACCTGCACAAGCAGCTGGAAGCGCGCATCTCGGCCTTCTTCGGCACCGAGGACACGATCCTCTACACGAGTTGCTTCGACGCCAACGGCGGCCTGTTCGAAACCATCCTCGGCGACGGGGATGCCGTCATCTCCGATGCACTCAACCATGCCTCGATCATCGACGGCATCCGCCTGTGCAAGGCCGAGCGCCGCCGCTACGCGAACGGTGACATGGCCGAGCTCGAAAGCCACCTCCTGGAGACGGCCGGCAAGCGCACGCGCCTGATCGCCACTGACGGCGTGTTCTCGATGGACGGCTACATCGCCAAACTCGACGAGATCGTCGCACTGAAGAAGCGGCATGGCGCCCTGCTGATGGTCGACGACTCGCATGCCACCGGCTTCGTCGGCCCGACCGGCCGCGGCTCGGCTGAACTGCACGGAGTTATGCACGAGGTCGACGTGTTCACCTCGACGCTCGGCAAGGCCCTCGGCGGCGGCTCCGGCGGCTTCACCACTGGGAAGCGCGAGATCATCGACCTGCTGCGCCAGCGCTCACGCCCCTATCTGTTCTCGAACACGCTGCCGCCGCCACTGGTCGCGGCTTCGATCAAGGTATTCGAAATACTCGACCGCTCGACCGAACTGCGTGATCGCGTCGAGGCCAACGCGCGCCGCTTCCGCGCCGGCATGAGCGAAGCGGGCTTCGAACTTCGCCCCGGCCAGCACGCCATCGTCCCGGTCATGCTGCACGACGCCAAGCTTGCCCAGCAGTTCGCTGCCGACCTGCTCGATGAGGGTATCTACGTGATCGGCTTCTTCTATCCCGTAGTCCCGCAGGGTCAGGCGCGCATCCGCACGCAGATGAGCGCCGCGCACACCCCCGAACAGATCGACCGCGCGGTCGCGGCATTCACCAGGGTCGGCCGCAAGCTCGGGGTGATCTGA
- a CDS encoding agmatine deiminase family protein → MRLLAASLVLLAFSAVADAAPREADPAFLATIVDDLPPPLPRGLAAHERGLALPRAPFAPLAPPASVPRAQAEYEANHGILIRWGNFNALHTAMVVPLTTAEPPADVWIVVGNTNQQNSATTVLANAGADLAHVHFVIASTDSVWIRDYGPRFIDDAGRRAIADHTYNRPRPNDNNFPGVFAGQLGETRYVMPLVHGGGNFHLFRNREAFMTRLIVNENPSSTEQEIKDTYLAYQGLDVTLTDPFPSSYDSTQHIDMWMLPLGDDKVLIGEYAAAEGGGVPKAVTDATAALMQSRGYTVHRTPGWRSGGAHYTYTNAVIVNQVALICRFGGSNATRDAEARATFEAAMPDHDIVQVDCSGIIGLSGAIHCIVMHVPDLLLRTDFDGAIPQP, encoded by the coding sequence ATGCGCCTGCTTGCCGCCAGTCTTGTCCTGCTGGCCTTTTCCGCTGTCGCCGACGCCGCGCCGCGCGAGGCGGATCCGGCCTTTCTCGCCACCATCGTGGATGACCTGCCGCCACCGCTGCCGCGTGGCCTGGCAGCACACGAGCGCGGCCTGGCCCTGCCGCGGGCACCGTTCGCGCCGCTTGCGCCGCCGGCAAGCGTGCCGCGCGCGCAGGCCGAATACGAGGCTAATCACGGCATCCTGATCCGCTGGGGCAACTTCAACGCCCTGCACACCGCGATGGTCGTGCCACTGACCACGGCCGAGCCGCCCGCGGACGTCTGGATCGTGGTCGGCAACACCAATCAACAGAATTCGGCCACGACCGTGCTGGCGAACGCGGGGGCGGACCTTGCCCATGTCCACTTCGTCATCGCCAGTACCGATTCGGTGTGGATCCGCGACTACGGCCCGCGCTTCATCGATGACGCCGGGCGTCGCGCGATTGCCGATCACACCTACAACCGTCCGCGCCCGAACGACAACAACTTCCCGGGCGTGTTTGCCGGTCAGCTCGGCGAGACGCGGTACGTGATGCCACTTGTGCATGGCGGTGGCAATTTTCACCTGTTCCGCAACCGCGAGGCGTTCATGACGCGCCTGATCGTCAACGAGAATCCTTCCTCTACCGAGCAGGAGATCAAGGACACCTACCTGGCCTACCAGGGCCTCGACGTCACCCTGACCGATCCGTTCCCTTCGAGTTACGATTCGACCCAGCACATCGACATGTGGATGCTGCCGCTCGGCGATGACAAGGTGCTGATCGGTGAGTATGCGGCAGCCGAGGGCGGAGGCGTGCCGAAGGCGGTGACCGACGCCACCGCGGCGCTGATGCAGTCGCGCGGGTACACGGTACATCGCACGCCGGGCTGGCGTAGCGGTGGCGCGCACTACACCTACACGAACGCGGTCATCGTCAACCAGGTCGCGCTGATCTGCCGCTTCGGCGGCAGCAACGCGACCCGCGACGCCGAGGCCCGAGCCACATTCGAAGCCGCCATGCCCGACCACGACATCGTGCAGGTCGACTGTTCGGGCATCATCGGCCTGTCCGGCGCGATCCATTGCATCGTCATGCATGTGCCGGATCTGCTGTTGCGCACGGACTTCGACGGAGCGATCCCGCAACCCTGA